The segment TTTTACACTAGTAGTTTGTTCATTAAAAGGTAAAAATAAATCCTTTTCTAAACCCCAATCCAAAAATGCACCTATTTTTGTCTCCTGTACTACCTTAAGTAATGCCACTTCTCCCAAATTTATTTTAGGCTTTCTTATAGTAGATATTAATCTATCCTCCGAATCCCTATAAACAAATACCTCTATTTCGTCTCCTACCTCAGTTCCCTCTGGTACTTGTTTTTGAGGAAGTAAAATGTCATCTTCACTTTTATTTTCTTTTGAATTCAAATATACTCCTATAGGAGTAATTCTAATCACCTCTAGATTTTGTATCTTTCCTAATTCGATCATACTAACCCTTCCTTAACTTTATATTTTGATATTTATATTACCATTAATTTTTAACTTGTATTAATGCTTTATATCAATTTGTACTTTTTTCATTTTACCACAGTTATTACTGTATTTCCTTCTATTTTTTAGGTAAGTTTATAATTATATTAATATTATTTGAAATTATATGCAATTTTATTAGTTAAACTACAATGGTAATATAAAATAAAACTTAACTCCTCTTTGAGTGTTCTCTACACCACATTCTCCTCCATGTAAAACTATAATGTTTTTCACTACCGCAAGTCCTATGCCCGTACCTCCCAATTTTCTACTTCTAGATTTATCAACTTTATAGAATTTATCCCATATCCTATCCAGCTCTTCTTTTTCAATATGTTCCCCTTCATTTTCTATCTCTATCTTAATCTTTTCATTTAGTTTTACCATATTCACAAAAATAGTATCTTTTTCTCCAGTATGTCTTATGGCATTAGTCAATATATTATATACCACCTGTTCTATTCTGTTCCAATCCGCATATACTTCTATATTATCAATTAAATTGCATTGAATATTAATGTTTTTATCCTTCACAATACCCCAAAATCTTTTTATAGTGGACTTAATTAGCTGCTCTATGAAAAATTTCTCTTTAACTAACTTAAAATTCCCACATTCCAGTAAAGACAAATCAAGCATGTCATTAATTAACCCTGTCATTTTTTTAGATTCGTCCATTATTACATCAATATAATAGTCCTTGTCTTCATCATCAAACACATTATCTTTAATACCTTCTGCATATCCTTCTATTAATGTTATAGGTGTCTTAAGTTCATGAGAAACCGCAGCTACGAATTCTCTTCTCATTTTTTCCAGTTGCCTTTCCTTTTCAATATCTTCTTCTAATTTTGCATTTGCTTCTTTTAAAGATGTCAAAGCCTTTTGTAAATTGTAAGACAAAAAATTCAGTGTAGTAGCAAGACTTCCTATTTCATTTTCACTTTTCACCATGCATTTTTCATTAAAATCTAATTCAGCCATTTTTAAGGCAGTTTTATTTATTTGTACTAAAGGCTTAGTTATAATATTAGAATAAATCAAAGAAGTAACTATTATAAGTAAAATTGCAACTATAAAAAAATATAAATAGAATTCCTTTATTACAGACACAGCCTCATTTACTGGTTCTAGTGAATCAAATCCAAATATAATTTGATTTTTTTCTTTAATTGGTGATATACAAACTATATTTTTCCTAGGAACTTCTTTTTCTTTTAGAGGTTCTAAATAAATCTCACTCTTATTCTTATCCATAATTTCTTGGAATCTATAAATATTAGGTACCCAATTATTTATAAATTCATTCATATACATTGTTTTCATTTTTTCCGGCTTTAAATATTCTCTTCTTAAATACATTTGTATATTTCCTGAAGATTGTAAAATACTAATTTCTACCCTAGTATTCATATGATACTTTTCTATCAAATCTTCAATTTCCTCACTGGTGTTAATTTTTTTATATTCTTCTTTAAAATCACTTACAACCGCCTGTATATCCCTTTTTTTCTTATTTACATAAAATTTTTGAAAGAATAAAGTTTGAGTAATTAATATTATAATAATAAAAACTACAAATAATAAAGATGTTATGATAAAAAGTTGTTTTGATATACTCTTTTTAACCTTCATTTTTCACCTCGAATTTATACCCATATCCCCTTATGGTAGATATTGCATAGGCTCTTGTACCAAGTTTCTCCCTTAGTCGTCTAATATGCGTATCCACAGTTCTCAAATCCCCATAATAGTCATTTCCCCAAACAGCATTTAATATCTGTTCTCTTGTAAGCACCAGTCTATTATTATCCATAAAATAAACTAGCAGTTGAAATTCCTTAGGTAAAAGATTTATCTCCTTTTCATCAATAGTTACTCTATGAGAATTCTTATCTATGTGAATACCTTCGAATGCACATACCTTATTATTGTTACCCTGACAATTATAACTTCTCTTTAAGGAAGCCTTCACATTAGCAACCAGTACCTTTGGACTAAATGGTTTAGTTAAATAAATATCTGTTCCCAATTCAAATGCCAATAAAGTATCCTCCTCTTCAGATTTTGCTGTAAGCATAATAACTGGTATATTAGAAAATTTTCTTACCTCATTTAATACCGTCCATCCATCCATTACAGGCATCATAACATCTAATATCATAAGCTTAATATGATTTTCTTTTAAAATCTTTATAGCATCCATTCCATTTTCTGCTTCCATTGTATTGTAATTATCTTTTTTTAAATATGCTGCAATAAGTTTTCTAATTCTTTCCTCATCGTCCACTATAAGAATAGTATCCATAATAAATTCACTCCCCATGTTATATCTAGTTCTACACTGAATTTCTGCTTTTGCATATACAAAAGCAATTATATTAACTATTTAGCAATTTATTAATTACTCTTAATTTGTTAATTATTCAAATTTCGCAGTTATAAAATAAAAATATAAAATTTAATATGAAGATTAAATCTGCTACTCAAAATATGGTCAAATGTATCCATATTGAGATTTTTACTGTTTCAACGTACTCTGCCTTGCCTAAGCTACTACAGTTTGTATAGCACTCCACAGTCGTTAATTCCCCAAATAGCCTTGGGTACACATATAAGTGCTTGTTTAATTAAGCTATCTTATATTCTTTAGCATTGGCTAAATTGATTGAAGCATTTAAATCTCTATCAATAGAAAGCCCACAACTGCATTTATAAACTCTATCAGATAGTTTTAAATCTTTCTTATATGCTCCACAACAGCTACACATTTTACTACTTGGATAGAATCTATCAACTATTCTTATCTCAATGCCATTTTGTTTAGCTTTTGAAATAAGTTTAGTTCTAAATTCATAAAACTTTTGCCCAGCAACCGCTTTAGCTAAATGTTTATTCTTCATCATTCCACTTACATTTAAATCTTCGATAGTTATAAAACTTGGTTTTTGTTTTATTAACTCATTCACTGTTTTATTTATATAATCAGTTCTTATATTTGTAAGTCTTTGATGAAGTTTTTGTACCTTGACTATTTGTTTTTGGATATTTTGACGAGTAGCTTCTCCTTTCTCTTTTTTATTTCTTAATTTTAAACTTTCATATTTCCTTGAAAGTTTTCTTTGCTCACGTATTAGTTTCTTTTCTTCTTTTTTAACTGTTTTAGTTTTGTTAATATTCTTTTTAGATAAACCATTATTACAAATTGCAAAATTCTTTAGTCCAAGGTCTACGCCTATTCCTTCTGAATAAGATTTATTGTCTAATTTAATAGCTTCTTCAACTAAAATTGAAACAAAATATCTATCTGCTTTTTGACTTACTGTACCACTTTTAACTATGGAGTTAACTGGAATGTATCCAAATTCTTTTAATCTAATCCAACCTAAAGTTGGAACTTTAACTCTATGTCTTTCAATAGTCCAATCTGTTTTATTGTTCTTTGGAAAGTAAGCTTTAACATCTTGATTTTTCTTTTTCTTAAATTTAGGGAAACTTGCTTTACCATCAAAAAATTTTTTAAAAGCTTTCTCACTATTCATGATTGCTCGTTTGGTAGCTTTAGAGGATACTTCTTTAATCCAAATTTTATCGGTATTATTAGGAATATACTCATTATTAAGCCATTTAGAAAAATCCATACCACTAATAAATTTTTTCTCTTTTTCGTAAACTTTTTTATTATGAGCAATATAAAAATTGTATATGAACCTACTTACACCAATAGTTTTATGAATTTTAGTTATCTGTTCTTCTGTTGGTTTAATTTCTATTTTGTATGCTTTTTTCAACTTCTTCATCTTCCTTTATCTTTTTCTTATATTTTCTTTGTATTGCTTATAAGTATAATATGTCCTATTTGTTGGTGTTCTAAATGCTTTTAATATTCCTTCGTTATCCCATCTTTGTAATGTTCTAACTGATACATTAATTAATTCTGCAAATTCATTTGGTTTATAGTTAATATTCTTCAAATGTACTCACTTCCTTTTCATGAGTGCATTTTACTATTTCTAAGTACATTTGTATATACTTTTAGTAACTAAAGATATCCTCCTTTAGAAATTAACTATAATTTGAAATTTACAGATAAGTAATAGGTAAGAGGTAAGAACTAAAAAGTAAGAAGTAAGAGTTAAGGATAAAACTCAAAGAGTTTTTTATAATTAATTTGTAAGTAATAGTTGTGCCGAAAATTCAGCCTTGCTGAATTTTTTAAAGGAACTCTCATCTT is part of the Haloimpatiens massiliensis genome and harbors:
- a CDS encoding sensor histidine kinase — encoded protein: MKVKKSISKQLFIITSLLFVVFIIIILITQTLFFQKFYVNKKKRDIQAVVSDFKEEYKKINTSEEIEDLIEKYHMNTRVEISILQSSGNIQMYLRREYLKPEKMKTMYMNEFINNWVPNIYRFQEIMDKNKSEIYLEPLKEKEVPRKNIVCISPIKEKNQIIFGFDSLEPVNEAVSVIKEFYLYFFIVAILLIIVTSLIYSNIITKPLVQINKTALKMAELDFNEKCMVKSENEIGSLATTLNFLSYNLQKALTSLKEANAKLEEDIEKERQLEKMRREFVAAVSHELKTPITLIEGYAEGIKDNVFDDEDKDYYIDVIMDESKKMTGLINDMLDLSLLECGNFKLVKEKFFIEQLIKSTIKRFWGIVKDKNINIQCNLIDNIEVYADWNRIEQVVYNILTNAIRHTGEKDTIFVNMVKLNEKIKIEIENEGEHIEKEELDRIWDKFYKVDKSRSRKLGGTGIGLAVVKNIIVLHGGECGVENTQRGVKFYFILPL
- a CDS encoding response regulator; this translates as MMDTILIVDDEERIRKLIAAYLKKDNYNTMEAENGMDAIKILKENHIKLMILDVMMPVMDGWTVLNEVRKFSNIPVIMLTAKSEEEDTLLAFELGTDIYLTKPFSPKVLVANVKASLKRSYNCQGNNNKVCAFEGIHIDKNSHRVTIDEKEINLLPKEFQLLVYFMDNNRLVLTREQILNAVWGNDYYGDLRTVDTHIRRLREKLGTRAYAISTIRGYGYKFEVKNEG
- a CDS encoding RNA-guided endonuclease InsQ/TnpB family protein, translated to MKKLKKAYKIEIKPTEEQITKIHKTIGVSRFIYNFYIAHNKKVYEKEKKFISGMDFSKWLNNEYIPNNTDKIWIKEVSSKATKRAIMNSEKAFKKFFDGKASFPKFKKKKNQDVKAYFPKNNKTDWTIERHRVKVPTLGWIRLKEFGYIPVNSIVKSGTVSQKADRYFVSILVEEAIKLDNKSYSEGIGVDLGLKNFAICNNGLSKKNINKTKTVKKEEKKLIREQRKLSRKYESLKLRNKKEKGEATRQNIQKQIVKVQKLHQRLTNIRTDYINKTVNELIKQKPSFITIEDLNVSGMMKNKHLAKAVAGQKFYEFRTKLISKAKQNGIEIRIVDRFYPSSKMCSCCGAYKKDLKLSDRVYKCSCGLSIDRDLNASINLANAKEYKIA